Proteins found in one Etheostoma spectabile isolate EspeVRDwgs_2016 chromosome 14, UIUC_Espe_1.0, whole genome shotgun sequence genomic segment:
- the klhl38a gene encoding kelch-like protein 38, whose amino-acid sequence MALRPQEVFSFKDSELPSHLLAQLNILRQEHILTDVLLCTEHQEIPCHRNVLVSSSPYFRAMFCSNFLESSQARVNLKGISSNVLSGIVDYVYTGCITITMEIVLPLMQAASMLHYGGLFEACSMFLQKQLSPENCLSMIRLSEILHCESLRERAKEMAVRCFSDVAATEDFCELSLPELMCYLEDDRLCAEEEQVFETLLAWIHHDPFSRRGAIHDLFKKVRLRYIHPTYLFQFIANDPLVQSSTLCTEIIESVRRLMLTVSTKCSRELKPLWTTPRRYTCRETLVVVGGRKNNEQTSREALLYDERTHRWQWLAKLPLRLYKAAYVCIHSILYVLGGLSLCMTSGDSSVSATVYTLSLKTNQWRTAEPMLEPRYAHQSVSYLHFIFVLGGIGVDKKISQSVERYNSMFNQWEAMAPMPTAVLHPAVAASDQRIYVFGGEDAMQNPVRLIQVYHISRNLWSRLETRTVKNVCAPAAVIEDKIYIIGGYTRRMIAYDTKANKFVKCENLKERRMHHSATVINNKLYVTGGRILNGHDVIEDSDCFECYDPKTDVWTSKGSLPYKLFDHGSLPLVCVSNRPNPP is encoded by the exons ATGGCCTTAAGACCACAAGAAGTTTTCTCTTTCAAAGACTCAGAACTTCCCTCCCACCTTCTTGCCCAGCTCAACATCCTCCGTCAGGAGCATATCCTGACAGACGTCCTGCTCTGCACCGAGCACCAGGAGATCCCCTGCCACAGGAACGTCTTGGTGTCCAGCAGCCCATACTTCCGCGCAATGTTCTGCAGCAACTTTCTGGAGAGCAGTCAGGCCCGAGTGAATCTGAAGGGAATCTCTTCAAATGTCCTAAGTGGCATCGTTGACTATGTCTACACAGGCTGCATCACTATCACCATGGAGATTGTGCTCCCACTCATGCAGGCGGCCTCCATGCTTCACTATGGAGGACTCTTTGAGGCCTGTTCCATGTTCCTCCAGAAGCAGCTGAGTCCAGAAAACTGTCTGAGCATGATACGACTCTCTGAGATCCTTCACTGTGAAAGTTTGAGGGAGAGGGCAAAGGAGATGGCTGTGAGGTGTTTCTCTGATGTAGCTGCTACAGAGGACTTCTGTGAGTTGTCTCTTCCTGAGCTCATGTGTTACCTAGAAGACGACCGACTTTGTGCTGAGGAGGAGCAAGTGTTTGAGACCCTCTTGGCGTGGATCCACCATGACCCGTTCTCACGACGTGGCGCAATCCATGATCTTTTCAAGAAAGTCCGCCTTCGCTACATCCATCCAACTTACCTCTTCCAGTTCATTGCCAATGACCCACTGGTGCAGTCCTCCACCCTCTGTACTGAGATAATTGAGTCAGTGCGCCGCCTCATGCTTACAGTCAGCACCAAATGTAGCCGTGAGCTCAAGCCACTTTGGACCACACCGCGACGTTACACCTGCAGAGAAACACTGGTGGTGGTTGGAGGACGCAAAAACAATGAGCAGACCTCACGAGAAGCCCTGCTATATGATGAAAGGACTCATCGTTGGCAGTGGTTGGCCAAGCTCCCTCTGCGCCTCTACAAagctgcatatgtgtgtattcataGCATCCTCTATGTGCTTGGTGGGCTCAGCCTCTGCATGACATCAGGAGACAGCTCAGTCAGCGCCACAGTTTACACACTTTCCCTAAAGACCAACCAGTGGCGAACTGCTGAGCCCATGTTGGAGCCACGATATGCCCACCAAAGTGTGTCCTATCTgcactttatttttgtgttaGGAGGCATTGGTGTAGACAAGAAGATCTCTCAGTCAGTAGAGAGATATAACAGTATGTTTAATCAATGGGAGGCCATGGCACCAATGCCCACAGCGGTGCTGCATCCAGCTGTTGCAGCCAGTGATCAGAGGATCTATGTTTTTGGAGGAGAGGACGCCATGCAGAATCCAGTCAGGCTGATTCAG GTGTATCACATCTCTCGCAACTTGTGGTCCAGGCTGGAAACAAGGACGGTGAAAAATGTTTGTGCTCCTGCTGCTGTCATTGAAGACAAAATCTACATCATAGGAG GATACACCAGGCGAATGATCGCCTATGACACCAAAGCCAACAAATTTGTCAAGTGTGAGAACCTGAAGGAGCGACGGATGCATCACAGCGCTACAGTGATCAACAATAAGCTCTATGTCACTGGTGGACGCATCCTCAATGGCCACGATGTCATTGAGGACTCAGACTGCTTTGAATGTTACGACCCCAAGACAGACGTTTGGACCTCGAAAGGTTCTTTGCCGTACAAGCTATTTGACCACGGCTCCCTGCCGCTAGTCTGTGTTTCCAACAGACCCAACCCACCATGA